The window TTTATTGATTGGCGAAGTTGTTGATGTATCCATATGCTCTTATTCCTCTCACATGATTTTCCATTCATATATATAATATCACATGAGTAAAACGATGCTAGTTTTTTGTTTATAGACAAAATTAAGACTTTTGTATCAGCAATAGTAGTCCATTTGAATAAGAAGCATCTTGTCTTGACAAAACTCATACAGTGAGTTAATATGATTTTGTAAACATATGATTTGTTATTCATATGTAAAACGTAAAGATTCCGATTTACATATGGGACAACTGAAAGGAGTCAGAGACAATGGAAATTACATGAATACTTCTCTTCTTTTAGTGGGAATTTGTGTGATTTAATAAGTAAATGAATGGAAATCAAAGGAATTATATAGGAAGGTGATAAAAATGGAAACTATCGAAGAACAACAATCTCAAGAAAAACATAATCACGACCATGAACACGGAAAAATGCCAATCGTTTTATACTTTATTGGTTTAGCCTTAGCGGTGATCGCTTTATTTTTGAATGAAGATTATCAGTTAATGCGAAATATTTTATTCTCAATCGCTACAATCAGTGCAGGATATCATGTCATTATTCTTGAAGGCCTTGGAGAAACAATCGAGAACTCCAAAGTTCAAAAAAAGTTCATGCCCAACTCTCACATTTTGATGGGATTAGCGGCCATTGGCGCTTCTTTAATGGGGAATTTTGGGGAAGGTACATTATTGATTCTTATTTTTTCTGGTGCACATTTTTTGGAAGATTATGCAGAAGGAAGAAGTAAACGAGAAATCACGAAATTACTCGAAATGAATCCAACGACTGCCCGGTTAATCCAGCCTGATGGCAGTACAAAAAATGTTGACGTCAGTGAATTAAAAGTGGGAGATCAACTTCAAGTATTGAATGGCGATCAAGTCCCCATTGATGGCGTCATTTTGTCAGGCTCTACGTCCATTGATGAGTCATCTATTAATGGAGAAAGTATCCCAAAAGAGAAGTCCAAAGGAGACGACGTTTTCGGAAGTACAATCAATGGAACAGGTACTTTCACAATGGAAGTCACTAAAGAAAATAAAGATACAGTATTTTCAAAAATTTTACAGTTAGTAAACCAGAACCAAGACAACCAAACAAAAGCTACGAGTATAATCCAAAAATTTGAACCGAAATACGTTACAGTTGTTTTAATTGCCATTCCGTTATTCATGTTATTGGCTCCTTTTCTCCTAGACTGGACATGGTCACAAAGTATCTATAGAGGATTGGTCCTTTTAGTGGCAGCTTCACCCTGTGCTTTAGCAGCGGCTACTGTATCGGTAACTTTATCGACGACTTCTAACTTGGCCAAAAAAGGCGTCCTTTCAAAAGGTAGTTCTTACCTGTCTCAATTAGCCGATACTCAAGCCATTGCATTTGACAAGACAGGAACCTTGACTAAAGGAAAACCTGAAGTAACCAATTACTATTTTGCTGATTCCGTGAACGAAGAAAACATGATTGATATCGTAGTAGCTCTTGAAAAAGAATCCAATCACCCTTTAGCAGATGCTATTCTAAGAAAGTTTGAGCAAAAAAATAAACTAACTATCGAAGTAGAAAACCAGATCGGCAAAGGATTGATAGGAGATTACAAAGGGAGAAATTATCG is drawn from Lactiplantibacillus paraplantarum and contains these coding sequences:
- a CDS encoding heavy metal translocating P-type ATPase, coding for METIEEQQSQEKHNHDHEHGKMPIVLYFIGLALAVIALFLNEDYQLMRNILFSIATISAGYHVIILEGLGETIENSKVQKKFMPNSHILMGLAAIGASLMGNFGEGTLLILIFSGAHFLEDYAEGRSKREITKLLEMNPTTARLIQPDGSTKNVDVSELKVGDQLQVLNGDQVPIDGVILSGSTSIDESSINGESIPKEKSKGDDVFGSTINGTGTFTMEVTKENKDTVFSKILQLVNQNQDNQTKATSIIQKFEPKYVTVVLIAIPLFMLLAPFLLDWTWSQSIYRGLVLLVAASPCALAAATVSVTLSTTSNLAKKGVLSKGSSYLSQLADTQAIAFDKTGTLTKGKPEVTNYYFADSVNEENMIDIVVALEKESNHPLADAILRKFEQKNKLTIEVENQIGKGLIGDYKGRNYRIGKPTSFDDVSDEYSRLNNEWSSEGKTVVYVAVDEAVIGLIALMDVPSEHAKETIDYFREQGIHTTLITGDSEMTGKAVAKQLGIDEVIANVMPEDKSRIIDEQKEKYGVVTMVGDGVNDAPALVNADVGIAMGDGTDVAVEVSDLVLMQNDLSKLVQSHNISTKMNRVIWQNVIFSMAVVAFLVVVSFLGLTDIAISVIIHEGSTLVVILNGLRLLRSNSKPIKN